In Gossypium hirsutum isolate 1008001.06 unplaced genomic scaffold, Gossypium_hirsutum_v2.1 scaffold_121, whole genome shotgun sequence, one DNA window encodes the following:
- the LOC121226331 gene encoding uncharacterized protein, which produces MSIICWNCRGVGNPATVRDLKQLLVANDPNIIFFCETKINANKFDSIRRKCRMEGCLAVKVEGKSGGLVMMWKDSKMVEIQTYCSNHINSLIHVENDSPICFTGFYGNTDPNKRQCSWNMLRRVGKSVKEKWIIWGDFNAILDEAKKEGARRKSTVLMEDFHLVADELSMVDLKMDNGWFTWVNNKEGIARVKEILDRFLMSTNDVNSFPFLETRAIRNEEAKMIIKEAWQSGTQETMEKIMNVFKELGRWRYMKLKQMHNQIGSLQAKINKIIDGQGSNYEGNKLKAMRLKLGNLLDTEEKYWAQRSREEKNNIARPKDINGFWRENTVDICKAINEYFQLLFKSNLNSNNVLNLDYIERCILGEENDKLLKDFMDSEIKEACSQMDPRKALRIDRVIYKIVTKVLANRMRETLPLCISQNQSAFVSRRMMVYDNILIAHELVHYLQSGKNGSNKGFVIKLDMSKAYDRVEWNFIEEVMKKMGYADEWVTKIMRCVRLVRYVVKYNAILSETIVPERGLRQTDPLSLSFFILHGSIFKAVNSCSE; this is translated from the exons ATGAGTATCATATGTTGGAACTGTCGTGGGGTTGGGAACCCTGCGACAGTTCGTGATTTGAAGCAACTTCTCGTTGCTAATGATccaaatattattttcttttgtgaGACTAAAATCAATGCTAATAAATTTGATTCTATTCGTAGGAAGTGTAGAATGGAGGGATGCTTGGCAGTGAAGGTGGAAGGCAAAAGTGGGGGGCTGGTAATGATGTGGAAAGATAGCAAAATGGTCGAGATTCAAACCTACTGCAGCAACCATATTAACTCGTTGATCCATGTTGAGAATGACAGTCCCATTTGCTTCACGGGCTTTTATGGTAATACCGACCCTAATAAAAGACAGTGCTCTTGGAATATGCTTAGAAGGGTTGGAAAGTCTGTTAAGGAAAAGTGGATCATTTGGGGTGACTTCAATGCTATTCTTGATGAAGCGAAAAAAGAAGGGGCCAGGAGAAAGTCAACTGTACTTATGGAAGACTTTCATTTGGTTGCTGATGAGCTGTCGATGGTGGACTTGAAGATGGACAATGGGTGGTTTACCTGGGTCAACAATAAGGAGGGTATAGCAAGGGTTAAAGAGATACTTGACCGTTTCCTTATGTCTACTAATGATGTGAATAGCTTCCCTTTCCTGGAAACTAGGGCGATTCG AAATGAGGAAGCTAAAATGATTATCAAGGAAGCTTGGCAAAGCGGTACTCAGGAAACCATGGAAAAGATTATGAATGTGTTTAAAGAGCTTGGGAGATGGCGGTATATGAAGCTTAAACAAATGCATAACCAAATTGGAAGCTTGCAGGCAAAGATAAACAAAATTATTGATGGCCAGGGGAGTAATTACGAGGGAAATAAACTCAAAGCTATGCGGTTAAAGCTTGGAAATTTGCTGGATACAGAGGAAAAATACTGGGCTCAAAGGTCGAGG GAGGAAAAAAACAACATTGCTAGACCTAAAGATATTAATGGCTTCTGGAGAGAGAACACGGTTGATATTTGCAAAGCCATCAATGAGTATTTTCAACTTTTGTTTAAGTCAAATTTAAATTCGAATAATGTGCTTAACCTTGACTATATTGAGAGGTGCATTTTAGGGGAGGAGAATGACAAATTATTGAAGGATTTTATGGACAGTGAGATCAAGGAGGCTTGCAGTCAAATGGATCCTAGGAAAGCCCTGAGAATTGACAG GGTGATATACAAAATTGTTACCAAAGTGCTAGCCAACCGGATGAGGGAAACGCTTCCGTTATGCATTAGCCAAAATCAAAGTGCTTTTGTTTCGAGGAGGATGATGGTCTATGATAACATTTTGATTGCCCATGAGCTAGTCCATTATCTTCAGAGTGGGAAGAATGGTTCTAATAAAGGGTTCGTAATTAAGCTCGACATGAGCAAAGCGTACGACCGGGTGGAGTGGAACTTCATTGAAGAGGTGATGAAAAAAATGGGCTACGCTGATGAATGGGTGACGAAAATCATGAGATGCGTTCGACTAGTTCGTTATGTTGTGAAGTACAATGCTATCCTATCTGAAACAATTGTGCCAGAAAGAGGCCTTAGACAGACGGACCCTCTCTccttatctttttttattttacatggaAGCATTTTCAAAGCTGTTAATTCATGCTCAGAATAA